One window from the genome of Salisaeta longa DSM 21114 encodes:
- a CDS encoding DUF5074 domain-containing protein has translation MRTVLHRLLVLFLLAGLSGCDLLGTEDDAPPAPARVVVANAGAFGNQNSSLTFYNPTSDATERLPAQDGFASYIQSLARYEERLYVAFGETGTVDIFNAETNSRVGQLSGIPNPRYVAFSGNQAFITSQDYASNPQPAVYVANLDTRQIVDTIPVSGSPERMALVGDRLYVAEGNQNGTLAVIDATNRTVMDDAVPVGCDVPRALVHDGDGELLVFCAGATIYNENFEVVDRTNGAIHVLDPSTNTITTEISLDGQLTSASLGQRVWHSPSADVVHTVVGGNTIVRFNTATNTIAARIPDDGAPIGTLAYDAAVERLYVGRLAAENGFASAGTVTLHRPDGTQTGSFPAGIAPADVVLQRSTP, from the coding sequence ATGCGCACAGTTCTGCACCGCCTGCTCGTTCTTTTTCTACTCGCTGGACTCAGCGGATGCGACCTGCTGGGCACCGAAGACGATGCCCCACCTGCCCCGGCACGCGTCGTTGTGGCCAACGCCGGCGCCTTCGGCAATCAAAACAGCAGCCTTACCTTCTACAACCCAACCAGCGACGCCACCGAGCGCCTGCCTGCCCAAGACGGATTTGCGTCGTACATCCAGAGCCTTGCGCGCTACGAGGAACGCCTCTACGTGGCCTTTGGCGAAACCGGCACCGTCGACATCTTCAACGCCGAAACCAACAGCCGCGTGGGTCAGCTCTCCGGCATTCCCAATCCCCGCTACGTCGCGTTCAGCGGCAATCAGGCATTCATCACGAGCCAGGATTACGCCAGCAACCCGCAGCCCGCGGTATACGTGGCCAATCTCGACACGCGCCAGATCGTCGACACCATTCCCGTGAGCGGATCGCCCGAGCGGATGGCCCTGGTGGGCGACCGGCTCTACGTGGCCGAGGGCAACCAAAACGGCACCCTCGCGGTGATTGACGCGACCAACCGTACAGTGATGGACGACGCCGTGCCCGTGGGATGCGACGTGCCCCGGGCGCTGGTACACGACGGCGATGGCGAACTGCTGGTCTTCTGCGCGGGCGCCACCATCTACAACGAAAACTTTGAGGTGGTCGATCGCACCAACGGCGCCATCCACGTGCTCGACCCCTCCACCAACACCATCACAACGGAAATTAGTCTGGACGGACAGCTGACCTCTGCCAGCCTGGGGCAGCGCGTGTGGCACAGCCCATCGGCCGATGTGGTGCATACGGTGGTGGGCGGCAACACCATCGTGCGTTTCAATACCGCGACGAACACGATTGCGGCGCGTATTCCGGATGATGGCGCACCCATTGGCACGCTGGCCTACGATGCGGCCGTGGAGCGGTTGTACGTGGGCCGGCTGGCGGCCGAGAATGGATTTGCGTCGGCCGGTACGGTGACCCTCCACCGCCCCGATGGCACACAAACCGGCTCGTTTCCCGCGGGCATCGCGCCGGCCGATGTGGTGCTGCAGCGGTCCACGCCGTAA
- a CDS encoding (2Fe-2S)-binding protein gives MHIDRCYCFQKTFAELKAVAEATGAASVEALQAEAVFGHNCQLCHPYVRRMLRTGDTVFDTIVEAADEPPTPQPARTPSD, from the coding sequence ATGCACATTGACCGCTGCTACTGCTTCCAGAAAACCTTCGCCGAGCTGAAGGCCGTCGCCGAGGCGACAGGGGCGGCGTCGGTAGAAGCGCTGCAGGCCGAGGCTGTGTTTGGCCACAACTGTCAGCTGTGTCACCCGTACGTGCGGCGCATGCTGCGCACCGGCGACACCGTGTTCGACACGATCGTTGAGGCAGCCGATGAGCCGCCCACGCCGCAGCCCGCGCGCACGCCGTCCGACTGA
- a CDS encoding squalene/phytoene synthase family protein, whose protein sequence is MSTLPRPLYDTWPAAQQPAATALWAWHSALARPQAVGGDGAFGFDDHFFADEAERAAAGDALQLLPAGVAQPAYEACAAHGLDRALLARQVRAARHLHGRTRFATAADLNAFVHDWAVAHGHLLAGLAGHKRFARNPVAELSRGFFLLGRLLQLPDDLDDDRLFIPEAELDQHGVRDVRLVDGRMNEDVRRLLWKQSVRIRDALGQGQLVLRDVDWRLRFHLKRYWLGALAHLDALEAAGFDVWAYRPLLPWYQHVQIHVQAFFGRALST, encoded by the coding sequence GTGTCTACGCTTCCGCGTCCGCTTTACGACACGTGGCCCGCGGCCCAACAACCGGCCGCAACGGCCCTGTGGGCATGGCATAGCGCCCTGGCGCGTCCGCAGGCGGTGGGCGGCGACGGGGCGTTTGGGTTCGACGACCACTTCTTTGCCGACGAGGCCGAGCGGGCAGCGGCGGGGGACGCGCTGCAGCTGCTGCCGGCCGGGGTTGCGCAGCCGGCGTACGAGGCCTGCGCGGCCCACGGGCTCGATCGTGCGCTGCTGGCCCGGCAGGTGCGCGCCGCCCGTCACCTGCACGGCCGCACGCGCTTCGCCACCGCGGCCGATCTGAATGCCTTTGTGCACGACTGGGCGGTTGCCCATGGCCACTTGTTGGCCGGCCTCGCCGGGCACAAACGGTTTGCGCGCAACCCCGTGGCCGAGCTCTCGCGCGGATTTTTTCTGCTCGGGCGCTTGTTGCAACTCCCCGATGACCTCGACGACGACCGGCTCTTCATTCCCGAAGCCGAACTGGATCAGCACGGCGTGCGGGACGTCCGACTCGTCGATGGCCGCATGAACGAGGACGTGCGGCGGCTGCTCTGGAAGCAATCGGTACGTATTCGCGATGCCCTGGGCCAGGGGCAACTGGTGCTGCGCGATGTGGACTGGCGGCTGCGCTTTCACCTCAAGCGCTACTGGCTTGGGGCCCTCGCGCACCTCGATGCGCTAGAGGCGGCCGGCTTCGATGTATGGGCGTATCGCCCGCTCCTGCCCTGGTATCAGCACGTACAAATTCACGTTCAGGCCTTCTTTGGCCGGGCCCTTAGCACGTAG
- the purM gene encoding phosphoribosylformylglycinamidine cyclo-ligase yields MTTYKDAGVDLEAGDDAVDRIKPLVRQTFTPGVLTDIGAFGSFFELDLSGYERPVLVSSIDGVGTKVKVASRAGRYDTVGQDLVNHCVNDIAVGGAVPLYFLDYYATGTLQPAVAEAVVGGFATACAANECALVGGEIAEMPDVYPADAYDLAGCIVGLVEKDKILGPQRVSAGDVLIGLPSNGLHTNGYTLARTVLFGAYDVDDAPEALGGETVGEALLRVHRSYLAAIQALVAEELVHACAHITGGGLPGNLRRVVPEGCVAAVDYDAWTPGPLFDLIQTTGDVPTGDMRQTFNMGIGLVAVVAPDAADAAMETWRAMGEAPVRIGTVRPA; encoded by the coding sequence ATGACCACCTACAAAGACGCCGGCGTTGATCTTGAAGCAGGCGACGACGCTGTTGATCGCATCAAGCCGCTGGTGCGCCAGACCTTCACGCCCGGCGTGCTCACCGATATTGGCGCGTTTGGCTCGTTCTTTGAGCTGGACCTCTCGGGGTACGAGCGGCCGGTGCTGGTGTCCTCGATCGACGGGGTGGGGACGAAGGTGAAGGTGGCAAGCCGCGCCGGGCGCTACGACACGGTGGGGCAGGATCTGGTGAACCACTGCGTGAACGACATTGCCGTGGGCGGGGCGGTGCCGCTGTACTTCTTGGATTACTACGCGACGGGCACCTTGCAGCCGGCGGTGGCCGAAGCCGTGGTGGGTGGATTTGCGACGGCGTGTGCGGCCAACGAATGCGCCTTGGTGGGCGGCGAGATTGCAGAGATGCCCGATGTGTATCCGGCGGATGCCTACGACCTGGCCGGGTGCATTGTGGGCCTCGTGGAGAAAGACAAGATTCTGGGACCGCAGCGGGTGTCGGCGGGCGACGTGCTCATTGGGCTGCCCTCCAATGGGCTGCATACCAACGGCTACACGCTGGCGCGCACGGTGCTCTTTGGCGCGTACGATGTGGACGATGCGCCGGAGGCGCTGGGCGGAGAAACCGTGGGCGAGGCGTTGCTGCGCGTGCATCGGTCGTACCTAGCAGCCATCCAGGCGCTGGTGGCCGAGGAGCTGGTCCACGCCTGCGCACACATCACCGGCGGCGGCCTGCCGGGCAACCTGCGCCGCGTCGTGCCCGAGGGCTGCGTAGCGGCTGTAGACTACGACGCCTGGACCCCGGGCCCGCTCTTCGATCTCATCCAAACCACCGGCGACGTGCCCACCGGCGACATGCGCCAGACGTTTAACATGGGCATCGGGCTGGTTGCCGTTGTTGCGCCGGATGCAGCCGATGCCGCGATGGAGACGTGGCGCGCAATGGGCGAGGCCCCCGTGCGCATTGGCACCGTGCGGCCGGCGTAA
- a CDS encoding CPBP family intramembrane glutamic endopeptidase, whose amino-acid sequence MPTASSPSAHRLHEAPLVPATGLRWYLAAEFALLFVGLPLLLYTQRMHLDGLIAPILMGLALGCGALLYYDRSFDRTRLWNRAAARSHLGTVGRFFLAGGALTVLIVAALRPDLLLSFPREHPRLWLIIVCTYPVVSVYPQEVIFRAFLFHRYDALFPQRATKIAVSGVAFGLAHIVFANWTAPLMTAVSGWVLGYRYTRSHSTLLVTVEHGLWGAFAFTIGLGWYVYSGAIG is encoded by the coding sequence ATGCCTACGGCTTCCTCCCCTTCTGCCCATCGGTTGCACGAGGCGCCGCTGGTTCCGGCAACGGGCCTCCGGTGGTACCTCGCGGCCGAGTTTGCGTTACTGTTCGTGGGGCTTCCGCTGCTGCTGTACACGCAGCGCATGCACCTTGACGGCCTCATTGCGCCGATCCTCATGGGCCTGGCGCTCGGCTGCGGCGCCCTCTTGTACTACGACCGCTCGTTCGATCGCACGCGCCTCTGGAACCGGGCGGCGGCGCGGTCGCACCTGGGCACTGTCGGCCGCTTTTTTCTCGCGGGCGGCGCGCTCACGGTCCTCATCGTGGCAGCCCTGCGGCCCGATCTGCTCCTGTCCTTTCCGCGTGAGCATCCGCGCCTCTGGCTCATCATCGTGTGCACCTACCCCGTGGTGTCGGTCTACCCGCAAGAGGTCATCTTCCGCGCGTTCCTCTTTCACCGCTACGATGCGCTCTTTCCGCAACGCGCCACCAAAATTGCCGTGAGCGGCGTGGCCTTCGGACTCGCGCATATCGTGTTTGCAAACTGGACGGCCCCGCTCATGACGGCCGTGAGCGGCTGGGTGCTGGGCTACCGCTACACGCGCTCGCACTCCACCCTGCTCGTTACCGTCGAGCATGGGCTGTGGGGCGCCTTTGCATTTACCATCGGGCTGGGGTGGTACGTGTACAGCGGCGCCATTGGATGA
- a CDS encoding acyl-CoA dehydrogenase family protein, whose protein sequence is MSHDAKIADLSNQYHDDRVLKSYLQRVLPADVHAAIAPDLESLGAIAANELYDLQLADRLNEPRLTQWDAAGNRIDHIELTDVWKRALVLAPEYGVIAAPYEQAHGAYSRIHQFALAHLFIPATDMAAFLMATTDGAARTISRFGSDELKATALPHLTSRSPEAFWTAGQWRTEQTGGSDLSRIQTEARYEDGQWRLYGRKWFTSSSMANMALVLAKPAPDAYDGLGLFYLPIRTEARSVNDGIRVNRLKESMGARKLPVSEIQLDGAACSPIGPPDEGGRYLTEMVEIARTWNAEIAVAYMRRGIALARDFSRSRTAFGTPIIEKPLHYDTMAGLQATYEGAFHLTFRLVELLGKREAGSLSSTEQHLLRALTPIVKLTTAKQAVEVTSEVMEAFGGAGFAEDTGIPALMRDVHALPIWEGTTNVMSLVALQTLRRNGYLQALTDELNRCAAAVTTPELKQAVDTARAAFRNAVSWLSDATKEDEQAPQAGARRFARTIGQALELALLARHAQWALQHEGGRAVAVVEHFAAQGIDRIAPRRHYDAYQLAQDRTRQTLFQM, encoded by the coding sequence ATGTCACACGACGCCAAGATTGCCGATCTTTCCAATCAGTACCATGACGATCGCGTTCTTAAAAGCTACCTGCAGCGCGTCCTTCCCGCGGATGTGCATGCAGCCATTGCGCCCGACCTGGAGTCGCTCGGTGCTATTGCGGCCAACGAGCTGTACGACCTGCAGCTGGCCGACCGTCTCAATGAGCCGCGGCTGACGCAGTGGGATGCGGCCGGAAACCGTATCGACCACATCGAGCTGACGGATGTGTGGAAGCGGGCGCTGGTGCTCGCGCCCGAATACGGCGTAATTGCCGCCCCGTACGAGCAGGCGCACGGCGCCTACAGCCGCATCCATCAGTTTGCACTTGCGCATCTGTTCATTCCGGCCACCGACATGGCGGCCTTCTTGATGGCCACCACCGACGGCGCCGCCCGCACCATCAGCCGCTTTGGCAGCGACGAACTGAAGGCCACCGCCTTGCCGCACCTCACGAGCCGCTCGCCGGAGGCCTTCTGGACCGCCGGGCAATGGCGCACCGAGCAAACCGGCGGGTCGGACCTGAGCCGCATCCAAACCGAGGCGCGCTACGAGGACGGGCAGTGGCGCCTCTACGGCCGCAAATGGTTCACCTCCTCCAGCATGGCCAACATGGCCCTCGTGCTGGCCAAGCCCGCCCCCGATGCGTACGACGGCCTGGGGCTGTTCTACCTGCCCATTCGCACCGAAGCGCGCAGCGTAAACGACGGCATCCGCGTGAACCGCCTCAAGGAAAGCATGGGCGCTCGCAAGCTGCCGGTGTCCGAGATTCAGCTGGATGGCGCCGCCTGCAGCCCCATTGGGCCGCCCGACGAGGGCGGGCGCTACCTGACCGAAATGGTGGAAATTGCGCGCACCTGGAATGCCGAAATTGCGGTGGCGTACATGCGGCGCGGCATTGCCCTGGCGCGCGACTTCAGCCGATCGCGCACCGCCTTTGGCACGCCCATCATTGAAAAGCCGCTCCACTACGACACCATGGCCGGCTTGCAGGCCACCTACGAGGGCGCGTTTCACCTCACGTTTCGCCTTGTGGAGCTCCTGGGAAAACGCGAGGCCGGCTCGCTGTCTTCCACCGAGCAACACCTGCTGCGGGCGCTCACGCCCATCGTGAAGCTGACGACTGCGAAGCAAGCGGTGGAGGTAACCAGCGAGGTCATGGAGGCCTTTGGCGGCGCCGGATTTGCCGAAGACACCGGCATCCCGGCCCTGATGCGCGACGTGCATGCCCTGCCCATTTGGGAAGGCACGACCAACGTGATGTCGCTCGTGGCCCTACAGACGCTGCGGCGCAATGGGTACTTGCAGGCCCTCACCGACGAGCTGAACCGCTGCGCCGCCGCGGTGACAACCCCGGAGCTGAAGCAAGCCGTCGATACTGCGCGGGCTGCGTTTCGGAATGCGGTCAGCTGGCTCTCCGACGCCACGAAAGAAGACGAGCAGGCCCCGCAGGCCGGCGCCCGTCGGTTTGCGCGCACCATTGGACAGGCTCTAGAGCTCGCCCTCCTGGCGCGCCACGCGCAGTGGGCCCTGCAGCATGAGGGCGGCCGCGCCGTCGCCGTCGTCGAGCATTTTGCAGCCCAGGGCATCGACCGCATTGCCCCGCGCCGCCACTACGATGCCTATCAGCTGGCGCAAGACCGCACCCGCCAAACGCTGTTTCAGATGTGA
- a CDS encoding mannose-1-phosphate guanylyltransferase produces MATYAVIMAGGIGSRFWPASRKARPKQFLNVFGDATLIQNTVARLQGLVPPERCLIVTHERYVQQTKEQLPAVPEENILAEPISRNTAPCIAYAGAKLQARDKDATMIVLPADHMIQNVQRFHETLHVAIEAAQAPETLVTIGIQPTHPATGYGYIQYDGPSIDEAALDAYPVRTFAEKPDVATAERFIDSGDFLWNSGMFIWRADTIMEQLHTHLPKAYEAFQPVREAADTPEEQEVLHTAFQESPRISIDYGVMERADTVRVVPGDFGWSDVGDWRAVYELRDKDEHGNALEGQVIVHDSSRNYVQSDDDRLVVLVGMHDTVVVETDDALLVCKRESTQQVKNVVEYLHAHQLDEYT; encoded by the coding sequence ATGGCTACATATGCCGTTATCATGGCCGGAGGCATTGGCAGCCGGTTCTGGCCCGCCAGCCGCAAAGCCCGTCCCAAGCAATTTCTGAACGTCTTTGGCGACGCAACGCTCATTCAAAACACCGTTGCCCGCTTGCAAGGGCTGGTGCCGCCCGAGCGGTGCCTGATTGTGACGCACGAGCGCTACGTGCAGCAAACGAAAGAGCAGCTGCCGGCTGTGCCCGAGGAGAACATTCTGGCCGAGCCCATTAGCCGCAATACTGCCCCGTGCATTGCATACGCCGGGGCGAAGCTGCAGGCCCGCGATAAAGACGCGACCATGATTGTGCTGCCGGCGGATCACATGATCCAGAACGTACAGCGCTTTCACGAGACGCTGCACGTGGCCATTGAGGCCGCCCAGGCGCCGGAAACGCTCGTCACCATCGGTATTCAGCCTACGCACCCGGCCACGGGATACGGCTACATTCAGTACGATGGCCCCAGCATCGACGAGGCCGCCTTAGACGCCTACCCGGTGCGCACCTTTGCCGAAAAGCCGGACGTGGCCACCGCCGAGCGCTTTATCGACTCGGGCGACTTCCTGTGGAACAGCGGCATGTTCATCTGGCGGGCCGACACGATCATGGAGCAGCTCCACACGCATCTGCCCAAGGCCTACGAGGCGTTTCAGCCGGTGCGCGAAGCCGCCGACACGCCCGAGGAGCAGGAGGTGCTGCACACGGCCTTTCAGGAGAGTCCGCGCATCTCCATCGACTACGGCGTCATGGAGCGGGCCGATACGGTGCGCGTGGTGCCGGGCGACTTTGGGTGGAGCGACGTGGGCGACTGGCGCGCGGTGTACGAGCTCCGCGACAAAGACGAGCACGGCAACGCCCTGGAGGGCCAGGTGATTGTGCACGATAGCAGCCGCAACTACGTGCAGAGCGACGACGACCGCCTCGTGGTGCTTGTAGGCATGCACGATACCGTGGTGGTCGAAACGGATGATGCCCTGTTGGTGTGCAAACGCGAAAGCACGCAGCAGGTGAAAAATGTGGTGGAGTACCTGCACGCGCATCAGCTGGACGAGTACACGTAA
- a CDS encoding DNA polymerase III subunit, producing MAWTALIEQERVERTLRRTLAQERVAHAYLFHGPAGVGKRAAALEMARALECTEQRAEACESCAACRKTRRMVHPDVHVLMPHPWSQEGKRDEDDMAQRIKRLGDNPYAPVGYAQRPSLDDPTATSNKQVLYRIDQVHNDLLRPMSLHAGEGRYKVGIVPDVHRMREEGANAFLKLLEEPPPRTVFLLTTHRPQDLLPTITSRCQKLRFDMLSEAAIQRGLRRYTDVADERGAMLARMADGSLERALALHENEALLEHRMLVLEYLRSAYTQSTQTLNSQIQRLRNSGRESLKNALQLMLRWVRDLILYRALGTEAPLVNVDQREAIARFCDNLPDANLEAMVILIEEALALTTRNVRIELVLTTLAQALARVMRGLPADGLYVSLPAAAAQRKA from the coding sequence ATGGCCTGGACAGCACTCATTGAGCAGGAGCGGGTGGAGCGTACGCTGCGCCGCACGCTGGCGCAGGAGCGGGTGGCCCACGCGTACCTGTTCCATGGCCCGGCGGGCGTGGGGAAGCGCGCGGCGGCGCTGGAGATGGCGCGGGCGCTGGAGTGCACCGAGCAGCGCGCCGAAGCCTGCGAGTCGTGCGCGGCCTGCCGCAAAACGCGCCGCATGGTGCACCCGGATGTGCACGTGCTCATGCCTCATCCGTGGAGCCAAGAGGGCAAACGGGATGAGGACGACATGGCGCAGCGCATTAAGCGCCTGGGCGACAATCCGTATGCGCCGGTGGGGTACGCGCAACGCCCGTCGCTCGATGATCCCACGGCCACGTCCAACAAGCAGGTGCTGTACCGCATCGATCAGGTGCACAACGACTTGCTGCGGCCCATGAGCCTGCATGCCGGCGAGGGGCGCTACAAGGTGGGCATTGTGCCGGATGTGCATCGGATGCGAGAGGAAGGGGCCAACGCGTTTTTGAAGCTGCTGGAGGAGCCGCCGCCGCGTACCGTCTTTTTGCTCACCACGCACCGTCCGCAAGATCTCCTGCCGACCATTACCTCGCGCTGCCAGAAGCTCCGGTTCGACATGCTCTCGGAGGCCGCGATTCAGCGCGGGCTGCGGCGGTACACCGACGTGGCCGATGAGCGCGGGGCAATGCTGGCGCGCATGGCCGACGGCTCGCTTGAGCGGGCGCTGGCGCTGCACGAAAACGAGGCGCTCTTAGAGCACCGCATGTTGGTGCTGGAGTATCTGCGGAGCGCCTACACGCAGTCCACCCAAACCCTCAACAGCCAGATTCAGCGCCTGCGCAATAGCGGGCGGGAATCGCTCAAAAACGCCCTGCAGCTCATGCTGCGCTGGGTGCGCGACCTCATCTTGTACCGCGCACTGGGCACCGAAGCACCGCTTGTAAACGTCGATCAGCGCGAAGCGATTGCGCGGTTTTGCGACAACCTGCCCGATGCAAACCTGGAGGCGATGGTGATCCTCATTGAGGAGGCGCTGGCCCTTACCACGCGCAACGTGCGCATCGAACTGGTGCTCACGACGCTCGCGCAGGCCCTGGCGCGGGTCATGCGCGGGCTGCCGGCCGACGGGCTGTACGTATCACTCCCGGCGGCCGCGGCCCAACGAAAGGCGTAG
- a CDS encoding aldehyde dehydrogenase family protein, with protein sequence MTAPLASAPPSPTAPNDTMRARIADTFAAQRAHTARLRRSTAAERRDKIRRLRDAVQARRQDLRDALYADFRKAAPEVDLTEAKSVIDEADFALQHLDEWMALERVATPPLLLGTQSEIRYQPKGVALILSPWNYPFNLTLGPLIAALAAGCAVTLKPSEFTPHSSAVMQDLIASLYAPADVALFRGDKTVAQALLDQPFDHIYFTGSPSVGKIVMRAAAEHLASVTLELGGKSPVVVDASADLDDAARKIVWGKYTNTGQTCIAPDYVYVHASVHDALVDRMRQCITDFYGDAPQDSPDYARLVSDKHFRHVSGLLDEAIQDGATVAAGGTCAADTRYVAPTLLTDVPPDSRIMAEEIFGPLLPVLPFQALDDAIAAINDRPNPLALYIFSEHERTTEALLNRTVAGGSCVNDVLIHYMNPHLPFGGAGHSGIGRGHGVYAFREFSNARSVVRRTAGSKVMQTLYPPYRGWMKRLTDWVVQWS encoded by the coding sequence ATGACTGCTCCCCTCGCTTCTGCTCCGCCGTCGCCAACCGCGCCAAACGACACGATGCGCGCGCGCATCGCCGACACGTTTGCTGCACAACGGGCCCACACGGCCCGCCTCCGCCGCTCGACGGCCGCTGAACGACGCGACAAAATCCGCCGCCTGCGCGATGCGGTGCAGGCCCGCCGCCAAGACCTGCGCGATGCCCTATACGCCGACTTCCGCAAAGCAGCCCCCGAGGTGGACCTCACCGAGGCCAAGAGCGTCATCGACGAGGCCGACTTTGCACTGCAGCACCTCGACGAATGGATGGCCCTGGAGCGCGTGGCCACCCCGCCGTTGCTGCTGGGCACCCAATCGGAAATTCGGTACCAGCCGAAGGGCGTGGCGCTCATTCTCTCGCCCTGGAACTATCCCTTCAACCTTACGCTGGGCCCCCTCATCGCGGCGCTCGCGGCCGGCTGCGCCGTCACGCTCAAGCCGTCCGAGTTCACTCCGCACAGCAGCGCGGTGATGCAAGACCTCATCGCGTCGCTGTATGCGCCCGCGGACGTCGCGCTGTTTCGGGGCGACAAAACCGTGGCGCAGGCCCTGCTCGATCAGCCGTTCGACCACATCTACTTCACGGGCAGCCCGTCGGTGGGGAAGATCGTGATGCGTGCGGCTGCCGAGCACCTCGCGTCCGTTACGCTAGAGCTGGGCGGCAAGTCGCCGGTGGTGGTGGATGCCAGCGCCGACCTCGACGACGCGGCGCGCAAAATTGTGTGGGGCAAGTATACCAACACCGGCCAAACGTGCATCGCCCCCGATTACGTGTACGTGCATGCCTCGGTGCACGACGCGCTGGTCGACCGCATGCGCCAGTGCATCACCGACTTCTACGGCGACGCCCCGCAGGACTCGCCCGATTACGCCCGCCTGGTCAGCGACAAGCACTTTCGGCATGTGTCTGGGCTCCTCGACGAGGCGATACAAGACGGCGCAACCGTGGCGGCCGGCGGCACCTGCGCGGCAGATACGCGCTACGTGGCGCCTACGCTGCTTACCGACGTGCCACCCGACAGCCGCATCATGGCGGAGGAAATCTTTGGGCCGCTGCTGCCGGTGCTTCCGTTTCAGGCGCTCGACGACGCCATTGCCGCCATCAACGACCGGCCGAATCCGTTGGCGCTGTACATCTTTTCGGAGCACGAGCGAACCACCGAGGCCCTTCTCAACCGCACCGTGGCCGGCGGTAGCTGCGTGAACGACGTCCTGATTCACTACATGAACCCCCACCTGCCGTTTGGCGGCGCGGGGCACAGCGGCATCGGGCGGGGGCACGGCGTGTATGCCTTTCGGGAGTTCTCGAACGCCCGCTCGGTGGTGCGGCGCACGGCCGGGTCGAAGGTCATGCAGACGCTGTATCCGCCCTATCGCGGATGGATGAAGCGGCTCACCGACTGGGTCGTGCAGTGGTCGTAG
- the hpf gene encoding ribosome hibernation-promoting factor, HPF/YfiA family translates to MKVQITARHVDLTDSLRTHVEQRTQKLERYYDGIVDAHVILGKDNSPAEEKTAEINIDVYQKRLSAADKASTHEAAVKLCVDHLRRQLERYKAQLRSTNKDAHR, encoded by the coding sequence ATGAAAGTGCAGATCACCGCTCGTCACGTCGACCTCACCGACAGTTTGCGCACCCACGTTGAGCAGCGCACCCAGAAGCTAGAGCGCTATTACGACGGCATTGTCGATGCGCATGTCATTCTCGGGAAAGACAACTCACCCGCCGAGGAAAAGACCGCCGAGATTAACATCGACGTGTACCAGAAGCGGTTGTCTGCAGCCGACAAGGCGTCGACGCATGAGGCGGCGGTAAAGCTTTGCGTCGATCACCTGCGGCGGCAGCTTGAGCGCTACAAGGCGCAGCTCCGGAGTACGAACAAAGACGCGCATCGGTAG